The following proteins come from a genomic window of Salvia hispanica cultivar TCC Black 2014 chromosome 4, UniMelb_Shisp_WGS_1.0, whole genome shotgun sequence:
- the LOC125223364 gene encoding RING-H2 finger protein ATL8-like yields MTTRASRLLGGAISPPSQQSSPTFESMDSDFIVILAALLCALICVLGLVAVARCSWIRRLVGGDPNSPPPATKGVKKKVLKSLPKLTYGGEDAIAAAAKLHDCAICLAEFAAGDEIRVLPQCGHGFHAACVDTWLASHASCPSCRRILEVARCKKCGRLPPAIACSAAGMRPEPRESQVISIGYMS; encoded by the coding sequence atgACTACACGCGCCTCCCGCCTCCTCGGCGGCGCAATCTCGCCGCCGTCTCAACAATCCTCTCCGACGTTCGAATCTATGGACTCCGACTTCATAGTCATCCTCGCCGCCCTCCTCTGCGCCCTGATCTGCGTGCTCGGACTCGTCGCCGTCGCGCGCTGCTCCTGGATCCGCCGCCTCGTCGGCGGAGATCCTAATTCGCCGCCGCCGGCCACCAAAGGCGTGAAGAAGAAGGTCCTGAAGTCTCTCCCGAAGCTCACCTACGGCGGCGAGGACGCAATTGCGGCGGCAGCGAAGCTCCACGACTGCGCCATTTGCCTGGCGGAGTTCGCCGCCGGCGACGAGATCCGAGTGCTGCCGCAGTGCGGGCACGGATTCCACGCCGCGTGCGTGGACACGTGGCTGGCGTCGCACGCGTCGTGCCCGTCGTGCCGCAGGATTCTGGAGGTGGCGCGGTGCAAAAAGTGCGGGCGCCTGCCGCCGGCGATCGCGTGCTCGGCCGCCGGAATGCGGCCGGAGCCGAGAGAGAGCCAAGTAATTAGTATTGGTTATATGTCGTAA